From the Limosilactobacillus panis genome, one window contains:
- a CDS encoding LysM domain-containing protein, which produces MKLSKNIAKITAAVAGAVALGTIATATTANADSIYTVQSGDTLSVISYKFGHDLSFVDTLASTNHIANKNLIYVGQKLVIKDNGEVAPATQHEVATLPSATPENQTQAVTSQAQQSAAASQTQAATSQAQQSAAASQTQAATSQAQQSAAASQTQATTSQPAAAQQASGYTQAANAAATGYTGAATTNTSYTSGVTGNEASAKAWIAARESGGSYTATNGQYIGKYQLSASYLNGDYSAANQERVADQYVANRYGSWTAAQAFWQSHGWY; this is translated from the coding sequence ATGAAGTTATCTAAGAACATCGCAAAAATTACTGCTGCTGTTGCTGGAGCTGTTGCATTGGGTACCATTGCTACTGCTACGACTGCAAATGCTGATTCAATTTACACGGTGCAAAGTGGTGATACTTTATCAGTAATTTCCTACAAGTTCGGTCATGATTTAAGCTTTGTTGATACCTTAGCTTCAACCAACCACATTGCCAACAAGAACTTAATCTACGTTGGTCAAAAATTAGTTATCAAGGATAATGGTGAAGTCGCACCAGCAACGCAACATGAAGTGGCAACGTTGCCAAGTGCTACTCCGGAAAACCAAACCCAAGCAGTAACTAGCCAAGCTCAACAGTCAGCTGCTGCTAGCCAAACCCAAGCAGCAACTAGCCAAGCTCAACAGTCAGCTGCTGCTAGCCAAACCCAAGCAGCAACTAGCCAAGCTCAACAGTCAGCTGCTGCTAGCCAAACGCAAGCAACGACTAGTCAACCTGCAGCTGCCCAACAGGCTAGTGGTTACACCCAAGCTGCTAACGCGGCTGCAACTGGTTACACAGGTGCGGCAACTACCAACACTAGCTACACTTCAGGTGTAACTGGCAATGAAGCCAGTGCCAAGGCCTGGATTGCTGCTCGTGAATCCGGTGGTTCATACACCGCTACTAATGGTCAGTACATCGGTAAGTACCAGTTATCCGCTTCATACCTGAACGGTGACTACTCTGCCGCTAACCAAGAACGGGTTGCTGACCAATACGTTGCTAACCGCTATGGTTCCTGGACAGCTGCGCAAGCATTCTGGCAATCACACGGTTGGTACTAA
- a CDS encoding glycoside hydrolase family 70 protein, with protein MEIKKHYKLYKDGKRWVTATIATVAASTALLMGGVVHADQGTTNTQTLTNGVSNQLPTANGQPESKAVVPTGNNLANTPSQNYNHQDNGSYGNLDSANFNNNELQVSGWQATNQAVNKNYRFVIAYDYTTNAELGRTQVTGVARPDVKNVHNVYNAGDSGFNTSIKVNFDKMQSYQDAIRIISRYSGQSDGNSDYVDWESQPIVFNDSNQGYLDNFAVNNGQLHVSGWNATNQAIQKGYHYIILFDQTTGKEVTRQLVKAGQDRPDVAKVHPEIVNANKSGFDVNFAMNSLNVYHRYQIISRYSTGANGEGQNTDLWFAAKSFAPVNQSNQGHLDEINFSNGSLAATGWHATDFSNIEGNHFLILYDQTANKQVSVVKATSVIRQDVARAYPTVKSAANAGFTGAFSADGLQAGHTYAVVSRYSTDANGNGNNGAHTDFWSAPFTLSQTAFSVDQVTMANDGLHVAGWMASDNQLQQRNAYLFIMNNGKEVVRQKLTLTKRPDVAKVYPTIYNSGRSGFDATIKLSANQLNQLNGQMQVMLRFVNSNDGNPDGNGATDQYSGDYATNAGYFDYVKVNGKQLEFSGWHATDQSSTHPYQWIIVLENGREVYRARVDQHGIIDQERPDVQKVYPAIANSQLAGFQGYLTLNNNIANAKVQLVHRFSSDGVNGESGSHIDYWSEIFPVTASYQKGNNGAMVTIRGAIENGKFNIYDMRTNKLIKSLDAGTWENLAYSMDANSINNIDGYLSYSGWYRPIGTSQDGKTWYKTGAGDWRPILMYAWPNKDVQAQFIKYFVGHGYTNEGYGLTPAKVADLSAGTDTKILNEDSQNLRYVIEQSIAKNKSTSKLANDVNAFMQTVPSLSAASELSVTNSPSYVPDFIGTTSSDQLIFVNNNSADQTKGNTSYADSNYRLMNRTLNNQQGNHSVSPEVVSPELLVGNDIDNSNPVVQAENLNWEYFLLNYGKLMNYNPDGNFDGFRVDAAEGVDADVLDQLGQLMNDLYHTKGNQTNANNHLVYNEGWRSVDQSLMDGKGNPALYMDASMFYTLENVLGRISNRDDITHLATNSVVHRANDDGSKSQTPNWSFVTNHDMRKNLINQIIINDHPGVKNIMTTGYKAEYANQAWQEFYVDQARAYKQYAQYNVPAQYAILLSNKDTVPQVYYGDLYNETKPYMAEKSMYYDAITTLMKARKEFVSGGQSIERCGQNAVASVRYGKGVADANSIGTDPLSRTTGMAVIVGNNTDMASNTYIINMGKEHANQQYQNLIDTTDAGLTYDGTGSLNPKTLTTDANGNLYVKVKGFANPYVSGYLSVWVPVVAGQQDASTSSSTVASRPDKTFESNAALDSHLIYEDFSLYQPEPTSVNEHAYNVIAKNAQLFNSLGITDFWMAPAYTPFSMSRYNEGYGTNDRYTLGTTKNPTKYGSGEELANAIAALHKAGLKVQEDLVMNQMIGFSGQEAVTVTRANEYGEQMSVDGKTFANQIYFAYTIGGGEGQKKYGGKYLAELQAKYPDLFTTKALSTGVAPDPTTRITQWSAKYQNGTSLENIGIGLAVKLPNGDYAYLNGGNNDKFKTTLPEQMGSIDYYVQQELKN; from the coding sequence ATGGAAATCAAGAAGCATTATAAATTGTATAAGGATGGTAAGCGGTGGGTAACAGCAACTATTGCTACGGTTGCTGCTTCCACCGCCCTGTTAATGGGTGGTGTTGTCCACGCGGACCAAGGAACAACCAACACTCAAACATTAACAAACGGTGTAAGTAACCAACTACCGACCGCTAATGGTCAACCAGAGTCAAAAGCTGTTGTCCCGACTGGTAATAATCTAGCTAATACACCAAGTCAAAACTATAATCACCAGGACAATGGTTCTTATGGAAACTTGGATTCAGCAAACTTTAATAATAATGAATTGCAAGTTTCTGGGTGGCAGGCAACTAATCAAGCGGTCAATAAAAACTACCGGTTTGTAATTGCCTATGATTACACGACTAATGCCGAACTTGGGCGGACACAGGTTACTGGCGTCGCGCGTCCAGATGTCAAGAATGTTCACAACGTTTATAATGCTGGTGATTCTGGCTTTAATACGTCGATTAAGGTTAACTTTGATAAAATGCAGAGTTATCAGGACGCTATCCGTATCATTAGTCGGTACAGCGGTCAGTCTGACGGTAATTCAGACTATGTCGACTGGGAATCTCAGCCAATTGTCTTTAATGACAGTAACCAGGGCTACCTAGATAACTTTGCTGTTAATAATGGTCAACTCCACGTTAGCGGTTGGAACGCTACTAACCAGGCTATCCAAAAGGGTTATCATTACATCATCTTATTTGACCAGACAACTGGGAAAGAAGTTACGCGACAACTTGTTAAGGCGGGACAGGACCGACCGGACGTGGCTAAGGTCCATCCGGAAATCGTAAATGCCAATAAGTCGGGCTTTGACGTCAATTTTGCAATGAATAGTTTAAATGTTTACCACCGTTACCAAATCATCAGCCGGTACAGCACCGGTGCTAACGGTGAGGGACAAAATACTGACTTGTGGTTTGCTGCTAAGTCGTTTGCACCAGTTAACCAAAGTAATCAGGGTCACCTTGACGAGATTAACTTTAGTAATGGTTCACTGGCCGCTACGGGCTGGCATGCGACTGACTTCTCCAATATTGAAGGTAACCATTTTCTAATCTTATATGATCAAACAGCTAACAAGCAGGTTAGTGTAGTTAAGGCAACCAGTGTCATCCGTCAAGACGTGGCTAGGGCTTACCCAACAGTTAAATCGGCAGCAAATGCAGGCTTTACAGGTGCCTTTAGCGCTGATGGGCTGCAAGCTGGCCACACTTATGCAGTTGTCAGTCGTTATTCAACCGACGCAAATGGTAACGGCAATAATGGCGCCCACACTGACTTCTGGTCAGCACCATTTACTTTGAGTCAAACGGCTTTCAGTGTCGACCAGGTTACAATGGCTAACGACGGCCTTCACGTTGCCGGTTGGATGGCCAGTGATAACCAGCTCCAACAGCGCAATGCTTATCTATTTATTATGAATAATGGCAAGGAGGTTGTCCGGCAAAAACTGACGCTGACTAAACGTCCGGATGTAGCAAAGGTTTATCCAACAATTTATAACAGTGGTAGAAGTGGTTTCGATGCCACCATTAAGCTAAGTGCTAACCAACTCAACCAGCTGAATGGTCAAATGCAAGTAATGCTTCGCTTTGTTAACAGCAACGATGGTAATCCTGATGGTAACGGTGCAACTGACCAATATAGTGGGGATTACGCAACTAATGCGGGATACTTTGACTATGTGAAAGTCAATGGCAAGCAGCTAGAATTTAGCGGTTGGCATGCCACTGACCAGAGTAGTACTCACCCTTACCAGTGGATTATTGTTCTGGAAAATGGTAGGGAAGTTTACCGGGCCCGGGTTGACCAGCACGGAATCATTGATCAAGAACGTCCCGACGTACAAAAGGTCTACCCAGCAATCGCTAATAGCCAGTTGGCTGGTTTCCAGGGCTATCTGACTCTCAATAACAACATTGCGAATGCTAAGGTTCAATTGGTCCATCGGTTCTCGTCAGATGGTGTCAATGGCGAAAGTGGCAGTCATATTGATTACTGGTCGGAAATTTTCCCAGTTACGGCTTCTTATCAGAAGGGTAACAATGGAGCAATGGTCACCATCCGTGGGGCAATTGAAAACGGCAAGTTTAATATTTATGATATGCGGACAAACAAGCTTATTAAGAGCCTCGACGCTGGTACTTGGGAGAACTTGGCCTATTCGATGGATGCCAACTCTATTAACAATATTGATGGCTACCTTAGCTACAGTGGTTGGTACCGACCAATTGGAACAAGCCAAGATGGTAAGACATGGTACAAGACCGGGGCTGGTGACTGGCGGCCAATCTTGATGTATGCATGGCCAAATAAGGATGTTCAGGCACAATTCATTAAGTACTTTGTCGGCCATGGTTACACTAATGAAGGTTATGGTTTGACACCAGCTAAGGTCGCGGATTTGTCTGCCGGTACTGATACCAAGATATTGAATGAGGACTCGCAAAACCTGCGTTATGTAATTGAACAAAGCATAGCGAAAAATAAGAGTACCAGCAAATTGGCAAATGACGTCAATGCCTTTATGCAGACTGTCCCATCATTATCTGCTGCATCAGAACTGTCGGTGACTAACAGTCCTTCTTATGTGCCAGACTTTATTGGGACTACTAGTAGTGATCAATTAATCTTTGTTAATAACAATTCTGCTGATCAGACAAAGGGAAACACGAGCTATGCAGACAGTAACTACCGCCTGATGAACCGGACCCTTAATAATCAACAGGGAAACCACAGCGTTAGCCCAGAAGTTGTTAGCCCAGAACTTTTGGTTGGTAATGATATCGACAACTCTAACCCCGTTGTCCAGGCGGAAAATCTTAACTGGGAGTACTTCTTACTCAACTATGGAAAATTGATGAACTATAACCCAGATGGAAACTTTGATGGTTTTCGGGTCGATGCTGCCGAAGGTGTGGACGCGGATGTCCTTGACCAGTTAGGACAACTGATGAATGACCTTTACCACACTAAGGGCAATCAGACTAACGCAAATAATCACTTGGTTTACAACGAGGGTTGGCGCAGCGTTGATCAGTCCTTAATGGATGGTAAGGGTAATCCAGCGCTATACATGGATGCATCGATGTTCTACACTCTTGAAAATGTTCTTGGACGGATATCCAATCGTGACGACATCACACACCTTGCCACTAACTCGGTTGTTCACCGGGCTAATGATGATGGTAGCAAGAGCCAGACACCAAACTGGTCATTCGTTACTAACCATGACATGCGAAAGAACCTTATTAACCAGATAATTATCAATGATCATCCTGGTGTGAAGAATATTATGACCACTGGTTACAAGGCTGAATATGCTAACCAGGCTTGGCAAGAATTTTACGTGGACCAGGCAAGAGCCTATAAACAATATGCCCAATACAATGTGCCTGCTCAATACGCAATTCTTTTAAGCAATAAGGACACTGTCCCACAGGTATATTACGGTGACTTATACAACGAAACAAAGCCATATATGGCTGAAAAATCGATGTACTATGATGCAATTACGACCCTGATGAAAGCTAGAAAAGAATTCGTCAGTGGTGGACAATCAATCGAAAGGTGCGGTCAAAATGCCGTTGCTAGTGTTCGCTATGGTAAAGGAGTTGCTGATGCTAACAGCATTGGGACTGATCCACTTAGTCGGACGACGGGGATGGCTGTCATTGTCGGCAACAACACTGATATGGCAAGCAATACCTACATTATTAATATGGGTAAAGAACACGCTAATCAGCAGTATCAAAACCTAATTGATACCACTGATGCGGGGTTAACTTATGATGGTACTGGCAGTCTTAACCCGAAGACGCTGACAACGGATGCTAATGGTAACCTGTATGTTAAGGTAAAGGGTTTTGCCAACCCATACGTTAGTGGTTACCTAAGTGTTTGGGTCCCTGTAGTAGCTGGACAGCAGGACGCATCGACTAGTTCTAGTACTGTCGCTTCACGGCCGGACAAGACTTTTGAATCTAACGCAGCATTAGATTCACATCTGATCTATGAGGACTTTAGTCTGTATCAACCTGAACCAACTAGTGTAAACGAACATGCCTACAATGTTATTGCTAAGAATGCACAATTATTTAACAGTCTTGGGATTACTGACTTCTGGATGGCACCAGCATATACGCCATTCTCAATGAGTCGTTACAATGAAGGCTACGGAACAAATGACCGTTACACCTTAGGAACGACTAAGAACCCAACTAAGTACGGTAGTGGTGAAGAATTGGCAAACGCAATTGCCGCACTGCACAAGGCCGGTTTGAAGGTTCAAGAAGACCTAGTAATGAACCAGATGATTGGTTTCAGTGGTCAAGAAGCTGTTACTGTAACACGGGCCAACGAATATGGTGAACAAATGAGTGTCGATGGTAAGACATTTGCTAACCAGATTTACTTTGCCTACACAATTGGTGGGGGCGAAGGTCAAAAGAAATATGGCGGCAAGTACCTGGCTGAGTTACAAGCCAAGTACCCCGACCTCTTTACTACCAAGGCATTATCAACCGGTGTAGCTCCAGATCCAACAACGCGGATTACGCAGTGGTCTGCAAAGTATCAAAACGGAACGTCCTTGGAAAACATCGGAATTGGGTTAGCAGTAAAACTGCCAAATGGCGATTACGCTTACCTGAATGGTGGTAATAACGATAAGTTTAAGACGACCCTTCCAGAACAGATGGGATCAATTGATTACTATGTTCAACAGGAATTAAAAAATTAG
- a CDS encoding SufD family Fe-S cluster assembly protein translates to MTKSVVMWAGEPAWLTKKRQLAQVIQGRLPKFSGQERWLPWQIKTGGYQENWLVHQGRDFMAAPLTQAVDNYSTFLQENLMEKGISWHDNQLFAAHLANIDGGQFIYVPSNRQVVVPITFAPRGMMTNPQNIIIVGANSEVTLVEKMVVKSAQPLFADTEILVGANARVHFKQNNQLRAPVIFQGLSLYQARGASVRTDQTMENDGDVTIKLSNFLDGDASQWTARAMLNPHKYGRYHFLPQVDGFGKGSQASLTTYLDQDEGGTVLAEPFKPTSGEPLMTNERVITPQDSDWPGV, encoded by the coding sequence GTGACTAAATCAGTTGTCATGTGGGCCGGCGAACCGGCATGGTTAACTAAAAAGCGACAGCTAGCGCAAGTTATACAGGGTCGCTTGCCTAAGTTTAGTGGCCAGGAACGGTGGCTACCTTGGCAAATAAAAACAGGTGGTTACCAGGAAAACTGGTTGGTACATCAGGGCCGTGATTTTATGGCTGCTCCGCTAACTCAGGCTGTCGATAACTACTCGACCTTTCTTCAGGAAAACCTAATGGAAAAGGGGATTAGCTGGCATGATAACCAACTGTTTGCGGCCCACCTGGCGAACATCGACGGGGGTCAGTTTATTTACGTGCCAAGCAACCGGCAGGTCGTAGTTCCCATCACTTTTGCGCCCCGCGGGATGATGACTAACCCGCAGAACATTATTATTGTGGGGGCCAATAGTGAGGTTACCCTGGTGGAAAAGATGGTCGTTAAGAGTGCCCAACCATTGTTTGCGGATACCGAGATTCTTGTGGGGGCGAATGCCCGGGTGCATTTTAAGCAAAATAATCAATTGCGTGCACCAGTAATTTTCCAAGGGCTAAGTCTTTATCAGGCCCGCGGCGCAAGCGTTCGGACAGACCAGACGATGGAAAATGATGGTGACGTCACTATTAAGTTAAGTAATTTCTTGGATGGGGATGCAAGCCAGTGGACAGCAAGGGCAATGCTTAACCCTCACAAGTATGGACGATATCACTTTCTTCCACAGGTTGATGGCTTTGGAAAGGGAAGCCAGGCTAGTTTAACTACTTACCTTGACCAGGATGAAGGTGGGACCGTGCTAGCGGAACCGTTCAAACCAACTAGCGGTGAACCATTGATGACTAATGAACGTGTGATTACCCCACAAGATAGCGATTGGCCAGGCGTTTAA
- the nrdG gene encoding anaerobic ribonucleoside-triphosphate reductase activating protein, with protein MVENKQTRQPNNPKPKEWLAADHSLQYVADYKPFNFVDGEGVRCSIYVSGCLFNCPGCYNKAAQNFHYGQPYTQELEDQIMEDLSHDYVQGLTLLGGEPFLNTQVCLKLVHRLRKEFGHDKDIWSWTGYTWEELQKESADKLELLHNLDILVDGRFILAKKDLTLQFRGSSNQRIIDVPKSLDAGHVVIWDKLVH; from the coding sequence ATGGTAGAGAATAAGCAAACGCGACAACCAAATAATCCTAAACCAAAAGAATGGCTTGCTGCGGACCATTCCCTTCAATACGTGGCGGACTACAAGCCCTTTAACTTCGTCGATGGTGAAGGGGTGCGGTGCAGCATTTACGTTAGTGGCTGTCTTTTTAACTGTCCAGGCTGTTATAACAAGGCAGCGCAGAACTTCCACTATGGGCAGCCTTACACCCAGGAACTGGAAGACCAGATCATGGAGGACCTTTCCCATGACTATGTACAGGGACTGACCCTGCTGGGAGGTGAGCCCTTTTTAAATACCCAGGTCTGCCTGAAACTAGTCCATCGTCTGCGCAAAGAATTCGGTCATGACAAGGACATTTGGTCCTGGACTGGCTACACTTGGGAAGAGTTGCAAAAGGAGTCCGCTGATAAACTGGAGCTTCTTCACAACCTTGATATCCTGGTTGACGGCCGCTTCATCCTTGCCAAAAAGGACCTAACCCTCCAGTTCCGGGGGAGCTCTAACCAGCGGATTATTGACGTTCCAAAGTCACTTGATGCGGGACATGTTGTCATCTGGGACAAGCTTGTCCACTAA
- the nrdD gene encoding anaerobic ribonucleoside-triphosphate reductase has product MKVQIIDKQDLNNLAKLKVIKRDGTKTSFYAYKIDLVLNALKADDKTKHIVYMTIFDALIDEEEVPATTIAKLFIEGLQKAGHTELAQQFTDYRKKDEEAFAEAINPQHKLEQLFGRKDQVVHENANKDSRVFNTQRDLEAGVVSRALGLRMLPGIVAKAHLRGDIHWHDLDYSPVTPETNCCLIDFDEMFKNGFKIGNAWVSSPRSIQTATAQMSQIIANVASLQYGGCSANRVDQLLEPYAKINYEKHMKDADKWIAPDKREAFAREKTKKDIYDAMQALEYEINTLYSSQGQTPFTTVNFGLGTSWISREIQKAILKIRIKGLGKEHRTAIFPKLIFTLKRGLNLNPGDPNYDIKQLALECSTKRMYPDLLMYDKIKEITGSFKTPMGCRSFLQGWTDPETGKEVNSGRMNLGVVTVNLPRIALEAHGDKRLFWEIFKEKMNICKIALDYRIKRTKEAKPENAPLLYMYGAFGKRLKRTDSVDEVFKNSRATVSLGYIGLYEVCTTFYGPNWEHNKEAHDFAVSITKAMHDLCAKWEDEEGYHFSLYSTPAESLTDTFCQDDIKKFGRVEDVTDKEYYTNSFHYDVRKHPTPFEKLEFEEDFPYQAAGGFIHYCEYPNLRQNPKALEAVWDWAYDHVGYLGTNTSIDQCFKCGFKGEFEATERGFKCPQCGNSDPATCDVVKRTCGYLGNPQQRPMVHGRHEEIIHRVKHMSPSMIKSAAQFEASRQGDRREAHASIKGKQI; this is encoded by the coding sequence ATGAAGGTCCAAATTATTGATAAACAAGATTTAAATAATCTTGCAAAGCTGAAGGTTATTAAACGTGACGGGACCAAGACCTCCTTTTATGCATACAAAATCGATTTAGTATTAAATGCACTTAAAGCTGACGACAAGACCAAGCACATTGTCTATATGACGATTTTTGATGCATTGATTGATGAAGAAGAAGTTCCCGCCACAACCATTGCCAAACTATTTATTGAAGGGTTACAGAAAGCTGGACACACGGAATTGGCACAGCAATTTACTGACTACCGGAAGAAAGACGAAGAAGCCTTTGCCGAAGCGATTAACCCACAGCACAAGCTGGAACAACTCTTTGGGCGTAAGGACCAGGTTGTCCACGAAAATGCCAACAAGGATAGCCGGGTTTTTAATACCCAACGGGACCTCGAAGCCGGGGTTGTTAGCCGGGCCCTCGGGCTACGGATGCTACCGGGTATTGTTGCCAAGGCCCACCTCCGTGGTGACATTCACTGGCACGACCTTGACTACTCCCCGGTTACGCCGGAAACTAACTGTTGCTTGATTGACTTTGATGAAATGTTCAAGAATGGCTTCAAGATTGGGAACGCCTGGGTTTCCTCCCCCCGGTCCATCCAGACCGCCACGGCACAGATGTCCCAGATCATTGCCAACGTTGCCTCACTACAATACGGTGGCTGCTCTGCTAACCGAGTCGACCAACTGCTTGAACCGTATGCCAAGATTAACTACGAAAAGCATATGAAGGATGCTGACAAATGGATTGCTCCCGACAAGCGGGAAGCCTTTGCTAGGGAAAAGACCAAGAAGGATATCTACGACGCCATGCAGGCCCTTGAATACGAAATTAACACCCTTTACTCTAGCCAAGGTCAAACTCCATTTACTACCGTTAACTTCGGTCTGGGAACCAGCTGGATTTCACGGGAGATTCAAAAGGCTATCCTAAAGATTCGAATCAAGGGGCTGGGTAAAGAACACCGGACGGCAATTTTTCCTAAGCTAATCTTTACCCTGAAGCGGGGGCTCAACCTTAACCCTGGTGACCCGAACTACGACATCAAACAGTTAGCCCTGGAGTGCTCCACTAAGCGGATGTACCCCGATCTCTTGATGTATGACAAGATCAAAGAAATCACCGGGAGCTTTAAGACTCCAATGGGCTGCCGTTCATTCTTACAAGGGTGGACTGACCCGGAGACTGGTAAGGAAGTTAATTCCGGACGGATGAACCTCGGTGTGGTAACCGTCAACCTCCCCCGGATTGCCCTTGAAGCCCACGGTGACAAGCGGCTCTTTTGGGAAATCTTCAAGGAAAAGATGAATATCTGCAAGATTGCTCTCGACTACCGGATTAAGCGGACCAAGGAAGCTAAACCAGAAAATGCGCCACTTCTCTACATGTATGGCGCCTTTGGCAAGCGGCTGAAGCGGACCGACAGTGTTGACGAGGTCTTCAAGAATAGCCGGGCTACGGTTTCCCTGGGCTACATTGGCCTTTACGAAGTCTGCACGACCTTTTATGGCCCTAACTGGGAACACAACAAAGAAGCCCATGACTTCGCCGTTTCTATTACCAAGGCTATGCACGACCTTTGTGCTAAGTGGGAAGACGAGGAAGGCTATCACTTTAGCTTATACTCAACGCCTGCGGAATCCTTGACCGATACTTTCTGCCAGGACGATATTAAGAAGTTTGGCCGGGTCGAAGACGTCACCGACAAGGAATACTACACCAACAGTTTCCACTACGATGTCCGCAAGCACCCGACCCCGTTTGAGAAGTTGGAATTCGAAGAAGACTTCCCATACCAAGCAGCAGGGGGCTTCATCCACTACTGCGAATACCCGAACCTGCGGCAAAACCCTAAGGCCCTGGAAGCAGTTTGGGACTGGGCCTACGACCATGTCGGTTATCTGGGAACTAATACTTCCATTGACCAATGCTTCAAGTGTGGCTTCAAGGGTGAATTTGAAGCGACTGAACGGGGCTTTAAGTGCCCGCAATGTGGTAACTCCGACCCGGCAACCTGTGACGTTGTTAAGCGGACCTGTGGCTATTTGGGGAACCCTCAACAGCGGCCAATGGTTCACGGCCGGCACGAGGAAATCATTCACCGGGTTAAGCACATGAGCCCATCCATGATCAAGTCTGCCGCCCAGTTTGAGGCTTCACGGCAGGGCGACCGGCGCGAGGCTCATGCATCCATCAAGGGAAAGCAAATTTAA
- the tnpB gene encoding IS66 family insertion sequence element accessory protein TnpB (TnpB, as the term is used for proteins encoded by IS66 family insertion elements, is considered an accessory protein, since TnpC, encoded by a neighboring gene, is a DDE family transposase.) → MLINWHDPDHVYLVCGKTDLRKGIDGLTMVIAENYGLELYNNSLFLFCGSRNDRFKGLLWDGEGFILLYKRFENGHLSWPRYSSEVKELSAKQLDWLLKGLNPLPVRKIKAAQPGTFY, encoded by the coding sequence ATGCTCATTAACTGGCATGATCCCGATCATGTTTACCTAGTCTGTGGAAAAACTGACTTGCGTAAGGGAATCGATGGACTAACAATGGTTATCGCTGAGAATTATGGGTTGGAATTATACAACAATTCACTTTTTCTGTTCTGTGGATCCCGCAATGACCGATTTAAAGGACTACTTTGGGATGGTGAGGGCTTTATCTTGCTTTACAAACGCTTTGAAAATGGCCATTTGAGTTGGCCGAGATATAGTAGCGAAGTCAAAGAGTTATCAGCCAAACAATTAGATTGGCTATTAAAGGGACTAAACCCATTACCGGTTCGTAAGATTAAAGCAGCGCAACCAGGTACCTTTTATTAA